Proteins co-encoded in one Hymenobacter swuensis DY53 genomic window:
- a CDS encoding response regulator, with the protein MKTILLIEDNDAVRENTAEILELAGYTVHTAENGKRGVEDALAHRPDLVICDIMMPVLDGYGVLHIFNQNPQLAGVPFIFLTAKTERTDQRRGMDLGADDYLTKPFEESELLSAITGRLQRFQHLKPDYNLQAPGGLAAFLDDARAVGGLTGLTTNRRAHLVRRKQEIYGEGEEATRLYFVLSGRVKSLKTTAAGKELITGLYGPGEFFGYLPLLERTPHTDSAVALDDTELVYIPQDEFTQLLLRNAEVSQRFIRLLAGRVREQEQQLVGMAYSSIRRRVADALLRLAQQAHTPAHMPIQLSRDDLAAIVGTASESVIRVLSEFRQDGLIELTPKHIKLLNPDRLLTANW; encoded by the coding sequence ATGAAAACCATCCTGCTGATTGAGGACAACGACGCGGTACGCGAAAACACGGCCGAGATTCTGGAACTGGCCGGCTACACCGTGCATACCGCCGAAAATGGTAAGCGGGGCGTGGAAGACGCCCTGGCCCACCGGCCCGACCTAGTCATTTGCGATATTATGATGCCCGTGCTCGACGGCTACGGCGTGCTGCACATCTTCAACCAGAATCCGCAGTTGGCCGGGGTGCCGTTCATTTTCCTGACGGCCAAAACTGAGCGCACCGACCAGCGGCGCGGCATGGACCTGGGAGCCGATGACTACCTCACCAAGCCCTTCGAGGAAAGTGAGCTGCTGAGCGCCATTACCGGCCGCTTGCAGCGCTTCCAGCACCTCAAGCCCGACTATAATCTGCAAGCCCCCGGCGGACTCGCCGCCTTCCTCGACGACGCCCGGGCCGTGGGCGGCCTAACCGGCCTTACCACCAACCGCCGGGCTCATTTGGTACGGCGTAAGCAGGAGATATATGGGGAAGGCGAGGAAGCCACCCGGCTTTACTTCGTCCTGTCGGGGCGGGTGAAAAGCTTGAAAACTACCGCTGCTGGCAAAGAACTGATTACCGGCCTTTATGGGCCCGGCGAGTTTTTCGGCTACCTGCCCCTGCTGGAGCGCACTCCCCACACCGACTCCGCCGTGGCCCTCGACGACACGGAACTAGTATACATTCCGCAGGACGAATTTACTCAACTACTGCTGCGCAACGCGGAAGTCAGCCAACGCTTCATTCGTCTGCTGGCCGGGCGGGTGCGCGAGCAAGAGCAACAACTAGTGGGCATGGCTTATAGCTCCATCCGCCGCCGTGTGGCCGACGCGCTTCTGCGCCTAGCCCAGCAGGCCCATACCCCCGCCCACATGCCCATCCAGCTTTCCCGCGATGACTTGGCCGCCATCGTCGGCACCGCCTCCGAATCCGTCATTCGCGTGTTGAGCGAATTTCGCCAAGATGGCCTGATC